The DNA region CCGGTTGATATTCAACATGGTCTTTTTAGGCGTATCGCAGATGATGATTACATCGACCGCGTTCCTGATGGCCTGCTTTTCATTGATGATCCGGATCGAGTTATACTTGCAGATGTTGAGCAGGTAGGAAAGGTTGGCCGGCATCGATCCGCCAAGGTAAATCATGGGCGTCTTGTCGAACTTGGTCAGCAGGATCGCAAACGCGACCATGGATGCGATGCAGTCCTCGTCGGGTGTCTTGTGCCCGCAAATGAGGAAGTGGTCTTTCTCGACGATCGTACGGATGATATTGTCGATGATCCTGTTCTTCTGATGAATGGTCCCGATTTTATGTTTTGCCATTTTGCCGTGGTCGCACTTACAAGATTAACTCTCCCTGAAGAGAGAATAGACGAAAGTTTGGCGGATCGAATCTAAAAAATCAAATATTATTTAAATAATGGGGGATAAACCCGGCCCGCCTTTCAGACCAGAAAGGGCTCGATTTTATTCGCAATTTCACCCTTCCTTACCCAGAGTCGCATGACGAAGGCGCTTTTCCCGGCGGAGTCGGTAATGGTCTCCACTTCCTCGATGTACGCGATCGACGAGAGTGAAAACTCGTACATTACCGAACGTGATCCGAACGGCTCTGCCACCAGCACCACCTTCGTCTTGTCGGTCGGGTGCTTTCGAGGCGTACCGGTAAAGGACATGTGGGTCTTCTTGAAATTAAGACCCTGGTGCTGTTGTATGTCGAATTTGCCGGAAGATTCCAGCAGATTCTGAATGTATGTCCTCTCTTCCATGAATTCCTGCCAATCCTCACCTGTCGCAACTACGACGCCCCATAATATTACTTGACGGACTTCAGGGGCATCACTATAGATACGTCGTACTACTATCAAACTGCATGATAAAAAGAAAAAAGTCAATAATAATATACGGCTTGGCGGCGATTGGCGGCCCTGTCGCGTTGCTGCTCATTTTCCGAGCGGTCCTGTTTTTTGCGGTTCCGGAAAAAACCCTGAAGGAGTCCGTTACCGTATTCTTTAAGGACAATTTCAACCGGGCGGTAAAATTCGACGACATTTCGTTCAGCACGTTCGGTAACGTCGCCATATCGAAGCTCAGTGTTTCGGTATCGAGCGATTTTAACGACAACCAGCACATCTTGCGCGCCGATAAAACCATCGTGCACCTGTCGCTGTTCAGGCTGCTCAGGGGAAGCCTCCTGGTCAGGAAGATCGAATTTAACGGCGCCGAGATCGCTATTGCCAAAAAACTGGGCCTCAGCTATGCGGAATTTTTCAGCGAGACGATCAGGGATGCCAGGCCGCCCGCCGAGATGATGCACGCCGATCCCGGAGCGTTCGATATCGAACTGAACGATACAACGGTAACGTACGCCGAGGGCATCAACGACAAGAGATTATCGGTCGAAATGACCGACGTGAGGGGTGGACTGAGTCTGACGGATGGACGCGCAGATTATGAAATTCGCGGAAAAGTCATGCCCGGTAAAACCAGGGACATTTCCCCGGGAAAATTTACTGCGAAGGGAGAATTGAAGCTGGACGGAAAATCCGGCATTACGGGCACGAAGAATTCAATTGAACTCGACAATGTGGACCTCTCGCACCTGAACGTGCACTCTTCCGAGGAGTGGGAATCGAACCTTGCGTATTTTGGAGGGTTTTCAGCCGAGCTCAAGGTGGGAACGCTCGCGAACGAGACCGGAATTCAGGGCAGCATGCGGTTCAACAACCTGAATATATTGCAGGGGGAAGGCGAAGGCGCGCACTCGGTGGTGGCGAACGAAAATCTCAATATCGATTTGACCGCGGATATATTGGATGATTTCGACAAGATCGTGTTCCGGGACCTGAGAATTTACGATGATAACCTTAAACTTTCCGTAACCGGGGCGCTCGCATCAGGTGAATTGGAACGCTATATAGATCTCTCGTTTTCGACAAACCAGATAAAACTATCCGAGCTTTCTCTGGTCTTTTCTCCGCTGCGCGGCGTGTCATACGGCGGTACGGCTTCGGCACAGGGAAAAGTATTTTTAGATCTGTCGGGGAAAAAGACCTCATCGATCAATGTAACGGGAAAAGTCGAATCGCTTTCTCTCTGGCGCGGTACACCCCGGGCGAAATCGTATATAATTAAAAACGCGGATGCGACGCTCGTATGCACGGATGACGCCATCGAGTTCAATTCCATGACGGACCGCGGAGGGGCGGATCTTTCCTGTTCAGTGAAATCCGTCGTATCTTCATGGCGGCCGTTCCGCTCCAGGACCGGGGTAGAGGTAAAAGGACGTTCCGCTATGGCCGGCGACGCATGGTTTCTCATTTCCCGAATGTCGGAGTGGGCGATAAAAAGCGCGTTCGAAGACAAGCTCAGGGGATTCGAGGAGATACTGTTCCGCAAAAGGCCCGCGGGTATTTTCGCAAATAATAATTCCATTTCAATTGAGTGCGCCATCGACAGGCTTTCGTTCGGCGAATCCGCCGCCGCGCTGACGGGCTTTAAAACGGCGGTGCGGCTCGATCGCGGCGTGGTTCAGATGGACTCATTTGCCCTCTCGGGTTACGGCGGGACTTATACGATGGAGCTGCAAAGCTTTCTCAACGGCGATTACGCGAATATCAAACTGAAGGGCGGGGTTGAAAAATTCGATGTAGGCCGGTTTTACAAGGATATGAAAGCACCGGGGCGCGCGAAAGGCGAATGCGCCATCCGCTTCGATTACGAGGCAAGCGGGTATCGCATGGCGCACCTGGTGGAAACGGGCAAAGGCGACATCACCATACGACTGGCGGATGGCGATTTTAAGGAAACCTCGCTGCAAA from Spirochaetota bacterium includes:
- a CDS encoding inorganic pyrophosphatase Ppa, which gives rise to MEERTYIQNLLESSGKFDIQQHQGLNFKKTHMSFTGTPRKHPTDKTKVVLVAEPFGSRSVMYEFSLSSIAYIEEVETITDSAGKSAFVMRLWVRKGEIANKIEPFLV